The window ACAATTACGGACATAGTAAACCAACTTCCTCCCATTATGGATCGTTTTTGGGCAAACCCTGAAAACACTTGCTGTAAAAAGTGCGGTACAGTAATGCAAAAATAAGTCAGGCATGATTTCCTGATCTTTAATATTAAATAAGTACACCCCATTTTCATCCAAATATGGATCAGATTGCATTTGAATTAACACCGGAATTTGCGCGCAAAATGGATCTTGCTGATCCCCTCTCCACTTACCGGGAAAAATTTTATATTCCGGAAAAAAATGGACAACCACTAATCTATTTTTGTGGCAACTCTCTAGGTTTACAGCCCCGATCCGTCAATGCTTATTTGAAACAAGAATTAGAAAAATGGGCCGACAAAGGAGTGGACGGTCACTTCGAAGGAAAAGTACCCTGGATAGATGCTAGGAAACCTTCTAAAAGGCTTATTGCACCTTTGGTAGGGGCCAATGAGCAGGAAGTAGTGGCCATGAATAGCCTCAGTGTAAATCTTCACCTTCTGATGGTGTCTTTTTACCAACCCAAAGGGAAAAAATTCAAGATCCTTACAGAAGCTGGAGCCTTTCCTTCTGATCAATATATTTTAGAGTCTCAGGTAAAATTCCATGGATTATTACCTGATGAAGCCATTTTGGAAATGGCTCCAAGACCCAATGAACACCTGCTTCGCACGGAAGACATTCTTCAAAAAATAGAAGACCATAAGGATGAATTGGCCTTAATCATGCTTTCCGGTCTTCAGTATTATACCGGACAGCTTTTTGATTTGGAAGCCATCAGTAGCGCCGCCAATAAACAGGGTATCACCATAGGATTTGACCTTGCCCATGCCATAGGCAATGTCCCTCTCCGACTGCATGACTGGGGAGTAGACTTTGCCACATGGTGTAGCTACAAATACCTCAACTCAGGACCCGGAAATGTATCAGGAATCTTCGTGCATGAAAAGCACAGTGACAATGCCCTGCTACCCAGATTTGCCGGCTGGTGGGGACATGATGAGAAAGAACGATTTAAAATGAAAAAAGGCTTCAAACATATGCCCGGAGCTGATGGCTGGTTATTAAGCAACGACAATGTACTGGGTCTGGCTGCCCACCAAGCCTCCCTAGAATTATTTGCCGAAGCCGGCTTAGATAAATTAAGAAAAAAGAGCATTCAATTAACCAATTATCTCGAATTTGCAATTCACGAAACAATTAAAGACTCCGAATTGTTAGAAATTATAACTCCCTTAAAACCAACTGAAAGGGGGTGCCAACTCTCTTTATTGATCCACAAAAAAGGCAAAGAAGTATTTGATTATTGGATTGATAATGGGGTAGTGGCTGATTGGAGAAATCCGAATGTCATCAGGCTTGCACCCACCCCTATGTACAATACCTTTCAGGATGTTTTCGAATTCAGTAGAATTCTTAAAAACTCCTTGGAAGCATAACCCCAAGAATTAAACCTGTTAAAAGATGAAAGAGAAAATAGACCTATTGGGCGCGGGACTCATTGGATCCCTGCTCGCCATATACCTCAAGAAAAGAGGACTAGACGTAACTATTTATGAAAAACGTCAGGATTGGCGCAATTCAAATAAATCCAGTGAAGGCAGATCAATCAATATGGCTTTGAGTGATCGGGGCTGGAATGCCCTCGAAAAAGCCGGCTTAAAGGAAAAAGTATTGCCCTATACCCTACCCATGTCCGGTAGGAGAATTCATGACGAACATGGGAACACTTATTTCCAGCCATACGGAAAAGAAAACCAAGCAATTTATTCCATCAGCAGAAATGTTTTCAATGAACTGCTAATGGATGAAGCAGAAGCGCTGGGAGCTAAAATCTATTTCAACCACAAGGTGGAAAATGTAAATGTGGCTAAGCGGGAAGTGGAATTTTGCCTTAAAGACGGTTCAGAAAAACGAATGACTTCAGATGTGCTAATTGGTTCTGACGGTTCCTATTCTGCGCTAAGAAATGCTTTCCAAAGCCAAGTAAGGTTTAATTTTTACCAAAAATTTATCTCTCACGGTTATAAGGAACTACATATTCCACCCACTGCTTCCGGAGATTTTGCATTGGACCCCAATGCCCTTCACATTTGGCCAAGAGGAAAGTTCATGCTCATTGCCTTGCCTAACTTGGACAAATCTTTTACCTGCACTCTCTTTTTGCCATTTGAGGGTTATAAGGTAAGTTTTGAAAATATTTATGATGACCGAGATGTCAGTCAAATCTTTAAAACTTACTTCAATGATGCTTTTGATTTGATGCCCAACTTGTTGGCAGATTTTAAA of the Cyclobacterium marinum DSM 745 genome contains:
- the kynU gene encoding kynureninase — encoded protein: MDQIAFELTPEFARKMDLADPLSTYREKFYIPEKNGQPLIYFCGNSLGLQPRSVNAYLKQELEKWADKGVDGHFEGKVPWIDARKPSKRLIAPLVGANEQEVVAMNSLSVNLHLLMVSFYQPKGKKFKILTEAGAFPSDQYILESQVKFHGLLPDEAILEMAPRPNEHLLRTEDILQKIEDHKDELALIMLSGLQYYTGQLFDLEAISSAANKQGITIGFDLAHAIGNVPLRLHDWGVDFATWCSYKYLNSGPGNVSGIFVHEKHSDNALLPRFAGWWGHDEKERFKMKKGFKHMPGADGWLLSNDNVLGLAAHQASLELFAEAGLDKLRKKSIQLTNYLEFAIHETIKDSELLEIITPLKPTERGCQLSLLIHKKGKEVFDYWIDNGVVADWRNPNVIRLAPTPMYNTFQDVFEFSRILKNSLEA
- a CDS encoding FAD-dependent oxidoreductase: MKEKIDLLGAGLIGSLLAIYLKKRGLDVTIYEKRQDWRNSNKSSEGRSINMALSDRGWNALEKAGLKEKVLPYTLPMSGRRIHDEHGNTYFQPYGKENQAIYSISRNVFNELLMDEAEALGAKIYFNHKVENVNVAKREVEFCLKDGSEKRMTSDVLIGSDGSYSALRNAFQSQVRFNFYQKFISHGYKELHIPPTASGDFALDPNALHIWPRGKFMLIALPNLDKSFTCTLFLPFEGYKVSFENIYDDRDVSQIFKTYFNDAFDLMPNLLADFKNNPTSALINTECYPWTENNALLIGDAAHAMVPFYGQGMNCGFEDCFILDKLIEKYGTSSWDLVFEKFQKKRKRDTDAICQLAMDNFKEMSDNIADPKFLIRKKIEAKLHELYPKEWQPLYSMITFSNMRYSEAYAIGKLQEKVMDEVMKDPDVPKNWNDLDYAAIVEKVETSGEV